From a region of the Phaseolus vulgaris cultivar G19833 chromosome 6, P. vulgaris v2.0, whole genome shotgun sequence genome:
- the LOC137833200 gene encoding uncharacterized protein, protein MGLAVVFTARRLRYYFQSFTVVVMTDLPIRKVLQKLDIAGRMVRLQGSGVDVILEGPNGVLIEQALRFAFKESNNHAKYEAPIAGMLLTKELRAHHLFAKSDSVLVIGQVTDEYQAKDPQLALYLMCMKILKDAFYIFDLVHVPR, encoded by the exons ATGGGTTTGGCAGTGGTATTCACAGCTCGACGACTTCGCTACTACTTCCAAAGTTTTACCGTAGTTGTAATGACCGACCTACCCATTCGGAAGGTCCTCCAGAAACTCGAtattgcaggaaggatggtgcg CTTACAAGGGAGTGGGGTTGATGTCATTTTGGAGGGACCAAATGGGGTCTTAATCGAGCAAGCTCTTAGGTTTGCGTTTAAGGAAAGTAACAACCATGCCAAATATGAAGCCCCAATAGCAGGAATGTTGTTGACAAAGGAATTGAGAGCTCACCACCTGTTTGCAAAGAGTGACTCAGTATTGGTAATAGGGCAGGTGACTGACGAGTATCAAGCTAAAGACCCACAACTAGCCTTATATCTCATGTGTATGAAGATCCTAAAAGATGCTTTCTATATTTTTGACCTTGTTCATGTCCCTAGATAA